TCTTGATGTTGTCAGGGACAGTACCGGCTACGTTCAGGCGATGATCTACTGTAATTCCGTCAGTGGCGACAGTGTTACCATCACCAACGTCAGCGGTTCATGCCGGTGTGCCGCTGCAACGGTACAACGGGCTACCGCTACTGACTCGGTTCAGGGGAAAATCTACCTGGCCATTAACGCAAAACACTTTACCGATAGCCTAAACTACCTTGACTACACAATAACACATACCGGCAACAATTCACCATCCATGTACAGAGTAATTGTCCGCCTTCCTCACAAAACACCATGAAGTACTGGCTTGTAAAAACCGAACCCGATGTTTACAGTTGGGATATGTTTACCGCCGATGGACAAACTTTCTGGGATGGTGTCCGAAACTACTCGGCACGCAACTATATGCAGGCCATGAGCAAGGGAGACGTGGTAGTGTTTTATCACACCGGCACCGATAAATGTGCCATGGGTCTGGCGAAGGTTGTAAAGGAAGCGTACCAGGATCCCACAATTCAGGACGAAGCATGGGTCTGCGTTGACATAAAACTTTATAAAAAATTCAAATATCCCGTCCCGCTTCACCTACTTAAAGCAGACCCTGCCTATTCTCAATCGCCACTCATCAGAATTGGCAGACTGAGCGTACTCCCCCTCAGAGAAGAGGAATTTAATCGGTTGATGTATTATTCTGAAACCCAGGCAGCGTAACCTGGCGTCACCCCAGAATCGTCGTCTTCAGTATCAGCCCTGTTATGAACGCAGTGCCTTTTTCAGGAACTCTACGTCCTGCCTGACCTTTCTGTCGGTATCAATATAGTTTGATATCTGCTGGCAGGAATGAAGCACCGTAGTATGGTCACGGCCTCCGAAGTGCATGCCAATGCTTTTTAGCGACATCTGGGTAAGATGTTTTGCAAGATACATACACATCTGGCGTGGCAGTACAACCTCGTGTTTGCGCGTTTTTGCCGACAGCAGCTCGATGGGCTGGTTATAGTAAACCGACACTTCCTGCTTGATATCCTCGATCGTGAGCTGCCGGGCTGACGGTGAGCTGGTAACATTTCGAACAACATCCTTGGCAAGTTCCAGTGACAACTCGCGGTTATCCAGTGTCACCTTTGCAAGAATCGAAATCAGACATCCCTCGATTTCACGCACGCTGGACGAAACGTTTCTGGCAACGAACTCAAGAATATCACCCGGCAGATCCACTCCCTCTTCCAGAGCCTTTTGCTGCAGAATTGCCATTCGTGTTTCAAAGTCGGGTGGTTGAATATCTGCCATCAGCCCCCACACAAACCGCGAAATCAGCCGTTCGTCAACATCGGCCAGATCCTTGGGCTGTTTATCACTGGTAAGAACAACCTGCTTCCCAATGCTCAGAAGAGCATTAAATGTATGAAAGAACTGATCCTGTGTTTTTTCCTTACCGCCAAGGAACTGAATATCGTCAACAATCAGAACATCAACACCGCGGTAAAAATTCGTGAAGTCCGGTACCTTGTTGGTCTGGATGGCATTGATGTATTCCATCGTGAACTTTTCACTGTTCGTATACAGCACCTTTGCCGACCTGTTGCGCTGCAGCACGCGGTTACCAATTGCCTGAACCAGGTGGGTTTTTCCCAGCCCCGTTGGACCATAGATTACCAGCGGATTATAGCTCGTACCACCCGGGTTATCAGCTACCGCCATTGCAGCAGAAATTGCCAGTTGATTGCTCTCGCCGCGAATAAAGTTTTCGAAGGTATGCCGCGGATTGAAGTACGACAGATAATGTACGGCCGGACCCTGCGCCTGAGGAGCCGACGGTGAAGAAGACTTGGGAGCATGAAACGGAAGTGCCGGCTGCTGCATTCCATGTCCTGCCGGCAGGTACACCGCATTCGACGGTTCAGCAGAATCCTTTTCTACCACCACGCGATAGCGCACCTTACTGCGGGCACCCAGAATTTTTTGAGTTGTTTTCTTAATGAGCTGAGCGTAATGCTCTTCCAGCCACTCATAAAAAAAGTTACTTGGCAACTCAATTGTCAGCGTCGTCCCGTCCCAGCTGCTCGGGCGTATCTGTTCGAACCAGGTAGAAAACACCTGTTCCGACACATTGTCGCGAATGATTTCCAAACACCGGGCCCACAGGGTCTCGGCATCTGAAGTACCGCCGCTTCGTGCAGAACGCTCACTTGCAGTTGCTGCCGTCGGGGTTCCGGCTGCCACCTGAGTTGTAGAAAATAAATTTAGTTCGTCATGCTTACTCACCCAACATCCTCCTTGTTGTCTTGTTCACTACCTTTTGCTCCTGGACACACAGTGCGCTGTGTTGATATTCCAAGGGGTGCAAATTTGAATGATTCTATGTATCCAGTCCAAGAAAAATAGTTGATTGTTGTGCAGATTTTTTCCTTGCATTTCTCGGAATCGCTATAACATGCCACAGTTAAAAACACTTCCTGCGATTCCTCGATAAAATGGAGTAGGTCAAACATACGCCTGCCCTGATTAGCCGTATCTTCGCAGCCAAATCGGATCAACAGAGATGGCAGAACAAGATAACGAAAAATCTGGTAGCGAGATGAGTTTCCTGGGGCATCTTGACGAGCTGCGCAGGCGCTTGTTTCGTGCCTTGTTATGGCTTATTGCCGGAACTGCGATTGCAGGATTCTTTCATGAGTGGATCATGAACGTGGCGCTACTGGGTCCGGCCGTCCGGTCGGGCATTCATTTACAGAATTTGCAGCCGTTCGGGCAAGCCTTTTTGTTGTTCAAAGTTGTGTTTTTTGCAGGGTTAATTCTATCGTTTCCGTTTATTGCCTGGCAGGTGTGGGGGTTTGTAGCACCCGGCCTGTATGCACATGAGCGTAAGTGGGCACGTTGGGTAACCGCATTAACTACTCTGTGTTTTTTGCTTGGGGTTGCCTTTGGCTATTTTGCCCTGATACCGAGTATGATGGATTATATCCATGCCATGCAAAATCCCAATATCGAGGACAATATTGCTGTTAACGACTATTTTTCGTTCTTTGTAAATATGATGCTTGCTTCGGGGTTGATTTTTGAGTTACCCATGGTAACGTGGGTAGTTTCCAGGATTGGTTTAATATCAGACAAAGTGATGACAAAGTACCGTCGGCATGCCATTGTTGGAATCCTGGTCATTGCTGCCATTATTACGCCAACGCCCGACCCGATTACGCAGTTGATGGTTGCCATACCGCTGTACATTTTATACGAGATCAGTGTTGTGATTGCGCGGTTCAACTACCGAAAGCGGCAGGAGGCTGATGCCTGATGTCTGTAGCCGTCCATAAAAATATCAGCTCACTTATCTCAGGCGAGTTGAACGAGTTAGACACGTTTATCCGTGTGCATCTTAAGTCGAAGACGGCATTGCTGGATACCGTTATCCGGTATATTCTGCGGCAGCGTGGAAAGCGTGCAAGGCCTATGCTGGTATTTCTGAGTGCAGGTGCGGCTGGCGGGATTACGCACAGAGCAACCGTTGGTGCTGCGATGCTCGAGCTGTTGCACACGGCCACGCTGGTACATGATGATGTGGTTGACAACAGTGCTGAGCGGCGCGGCATAGCAAGCATCAATGCGATCTGGAAGAACAAGGTAGCCGTTCTTGCCGGCGACTACCTGTTATCACAGGGCTTGCTTCTGGCAATGCAAAACAACGAAACCGGTTTCCTGCACATCACGTCGAATGCTGTGCGACGGATGAGTGAAGGCGAACTACTGCAGATTCAGAAAAGCCGGCAGCGCACGATAACAGAAGACACGTACTTCCAGATTATCTCCGATAAAACAGCATCGCTCATTTCGGCCTGCTGCGAAATCGGCGCTGTAAGCGCTTCAGCCTCACCCGAGGTTCAGCAGGCATTCTGCGATTTTGGTGAGCTGTTGGGCAGGGCCTTTCAGATTCGTGACGATGTACTGGATTATACCAGCAGGAGCACTATCCTTGGTAAGCCGGTGGGCAATGACATTACCGAGAACAAGATTACGCTGCCACTGATTTATGCATGCAACAACGCAACCAGTTCCGAAGCCCGGGCAATGATCAAGCTGGTAAAAGGAAAGAATCCCGGTAAAAAGGAAGTCAGTACGGTCATGAAGTTTGTTAACTTACATCAGGGTACGCAACAGGCTCAGGCAAAAGCCCATGAACTACAGGCCAAGGCTGTTCGTCTTCTTGATATACTGCCACCATCGTCATACAAGGAAGCATTGGTGGAGTTTTCTAAGTTTGCGGTTGAACGACCGTCATAAAACAGGAGAATGCATTATGAATTCGTTTGATGTAAATACCCGGCCATTTGC
This is a stretch of genomic DNA from Ignavibacteria bacterium. It encodes these proteins:
- a CDS encoding polyprenyl synthetase family protein, with protein sequence MSVAVHKNISSLISGELNELDTFIRVHLKSKTALLDTVIRYILRQRGKRARPMLVFLSAGAAGGITHRATVGAAMLELLHTATLVHDDVVDNSAERRGIASINAIWKNKVAVLAGDYLLSQGLLLAMQNNETGFLHITSNAVRRMSEGELLQIQKSRQRTITEDTYFQIISDKTASLISACCEIGAVSASASPEVQQAFCDFGELLGRAFQIRDDVLDYTSRSTILGKPVGNDITENKITLPLIYACNNATSSEARAMIKLVKGKNPGKKEVSTVMKFVNLHQGTQQAQAKAHELQAKAVRLLDILPPSSYKEALVEFSKFAVERPS
- the tatC gene encoding twin-arginine translocase subunit TatC, producing the protein MAEQDNEKSGSEMSFLGHLDELRRRLFRALLWLIAGTAIAGFFHEWIMNVALLGPAVRSGIHLQNLQPFGQAFLLFKVVFFAGLILSFPFIAWQVWGFVAPGLYAHERKWARWVTALTTLCFLLGVAFGYFALIPSMMDYIHAMQNPNIEDNIAVNDYFSFFVNMMLASGLIFELPMVTWVVSRIGLISDKVMTKYRRHAIVGILVIAAIITPTPDPITQLMVAIPLYILYEISVVIARFNYRKRQEADA
- a CDS encoding EVE domain-containing protein, producing MKYWLVKTEPDVYSWDMFTADGQTFWDGVRNYSARNYMQAMSKGDVVVFYHTGTDKCAMGLAKVVKEAYQDPTIQDEAWVCVDIKLYKKFKYPVPLHLLKADPAYSQSPLIRIGRLSVLPLREEEFNRLMYYSETQAA
- the dnaA gene encoding chromosomal replication initiator protein DnaA — its product is MAAGTPTAATASERSARSGGTSDAETLWARCLEIIRDNVSEQVFSTWFEQIRPSSWDGTTLTIELPSNFFYEWLEEHYAQLIKKTTQKILGARSKVRYRVVVEKDSAEPSNAVYLPAGHGMQQPALPFHAPKSSSPSAPQAQGPAVHYLSYFNPRHTFENFIRGESNQLAISAAMAVADNPGGTSYNPLVIYGPTGLGKTHLVQAIGNRVLQRNRSAKVLYTNSEKFTMEYINAIQTNKVPDFTNFYRGVDVLIVDDIQFLGGKEKTQDQFFHTFNALLSIGKQVVLTSDKQPKDLADVDERLISRFVWGLMADIQPPDFETRMAILQQKALEEGVDLPGDILEFVARNVSSSVREIEGCLISILAKVTLDNRELSLELAKDVVRNVTSSPSARQLTIEDIKQEVSVYYNQPIELLSAKTRKHEVVLPRQMCMYLAKHLTQMSLKSIGMHFGGRDHTTVLHSCQQISNYIDTDRKVRQDVEFLKKALRS